In one window of Romboutsia hominis DNA:
- the accD gene encoding acetyl-CoA carboxylase, carboxyltransferase subunit beta yields the protein MIKKFLPSKETKYITVSLDNKFKKNSVDDKFWIYCEGCNDHVFKKDIEDNLNICPKCETHYSIKARDRISLISDNGTFKEFMFKIDIQDPLEFPNYLNKLNNYKEKTKEDEAVICGTCSVNGIKIVLCVMNPDFMMGSMGSIVGDKITYSIEYAASNDLHIIICTASGGARMQEGMVSLMQMAKTSQAISKLEEKGLLYISLLTHPTTGGVSASFAMLGDIILSEPNTLIGFAGKRVIEQTINQRLPNNFQTSEFLLEHGFIDKIVNRKYLKDTLYTILSLH from the coding sequence ATGATTAAAAAATTTTTACCATCTAAAGAAACTAAATATATCACAGTTTCTCTAGATAATAAATTTAAAAAGAATAGTGTAGATGATAAATTTTGGATATATTGTGAAGGTTGTAATGATCATGTTTTTAAAAAAGATATAGAGGATAATTTAAATATATGTCCAAAATGTGAAACACATTATAGTATTAAAGCTAGAGATAGAATAAGTTTAATTTCTGATAATGGTACTTTTAAAGAGTTTATGTTTAAAATTGACATTCAGGATCCATTAGAATTTCCGAATTATTTAAATAAACTTAATAATTACAAGGAAAAAACTAAAGAAGATGAAGCTGTTATTTGTGGCACTTGTAGTGTAAATGGAATAAAAATAGTTTTATGTGTAATGAATCCAGATTTCATGATGGGAAGTATGGGCAGTATTGTTGGTGATAAGATAACATATTCTATAGAATATGCAGCTAGTAATGATCTTCATATAATTATTTGTACGGCCTCAGGAGGGGCTAGAATGCAAGAAGGAATGGTATCATTAATGCAAATGGCTAAAACTTCTCAGGCCATTTCTAAGCTCGAGGAAAAAGGATTATTATATATAAGTTTATTAACACACCCTACAACTGGCGGTGTTAGTGCTAGTTTTGCTATGCTTGGAGACATAATTTTATCTGAACCAAATACATTAATTGGCTTTGCAGGTAAGAGGGTTATAGAACAAACTATAAATCAAAGGCTTCCTAATAATTTCCAAACTTCTGAATTTTTACTAGAGCATGGATTTATAGATAAGATAGTTAATAGAAAATATTTAAAAGATACATTATATACTATACTTTCACTACATTAA
- a CDS encoding P1 family peptidase: MNNFGKSRGFMQVEKLGIIETLIILTNTLSVVT; the protein is encoded by the coding sequence ATAAATAATTTTGGAAAGAGTAGAGGGTTCATGCAAGTAGAAAAACTTGGAATCATTGAAACACTAATAATACTTACAAATACTTTAAGTGTAGTAACTTGA
- a CDS encoding leucine-rich repeat domain-containing protein, which translates to MKDLNDNWIDDHLKYAISSTLGVENFNVTKNELKLLEKLDLSDKNISSLKGIEHAVNLKHLNLCRNEIRDASLLSKLVNLNTLELSENKIEDVSFLSDLVNLKSIGLDSNNISEISNLANLTELQILNISNNQIQDLTFLDSIRSDNIKIIASDQYIMLNPVTVYKGQDYIFNSPIHFSDETIVLLDNVQVRGNYNSIKTDKRPSILYSISKVMIKNILSNCLLKADFYHEIPFSKSTILSGTIIQQINLKIKNVLSVFEPDNIVKISSLSRISGNLFVVNKEAGTNTKSIPLKEKTITIIDSNGNKAYSLTNENGSYEFKNLKKGRYTLLFPFLNGYEYTTPSLVICNLSQKGEIIIDSRVYKK; encoded by the coding sequence ATGAAAGATTTGAATGATAATTGGATAGATGATCATTTAAAGTATGCTATATCTAGTACATTAGGTGTAGAAAATTTTAATGTTACAAAAAATGAACTAAAGTTATTAGAAAAATTAGACTTATCAGATAAAAATATATCAAGTTTAAAAGGGATAGAGCATGCAGTCAATTTAAAACATCTCAATTTATGTAGAAACGAGATAAGGGATGCTTCTTTACTTTCTAAGTTAGTTAATTTAAATACATTAGAGTTATCAGAAAATAAAATTGAAGATGTTAGCTTTTTGAGTGATTTGGTAAATTTAAAATCTATAGGATTAGATAGTAACAATATATCCGAAATAAGCAATTTAGCTAATCTTACAGAGTTACAGATATTAAATATTTCAAATAATCAAATTCAAGATTTAACTTTTTTAGATTCTATTAGATCTGATAATATTAAAATTATAGCTAGTGATCAGTATATAATGCTAAATCCTGTAACTGTTTATAAAGGTCAAGACTATATTTTTAATAGTCCAATTCATTTTAGTGATGAAACTATAGTGTTATTAGACAATGTCCAGGTAAGAGGTAACTATAATTCGATTAAAACAGATAAAAGACCTTCTATATTATATTCAATTTCTAAAGTAATGATAAAAAATATCCTTTCTAATTGTTTGTTAAAGGCTGATTTTTATCATGAAATTCCATTTTCAAAATCTACTATATTAAGTGGTACAATAATCCAACAAATAAATTTAAAGATAAAAAATGTTTTAAGTGTTTTTGAGCCTGACAATATAGTTAAAATAAGTTCATTATCAAGAATATCTGGAAATTTATTTGTAGTAAATAAAGAAGCAGGTACTAATACTAAAAGTATACCATTAAAAGAAAAAACTATTACCATTATAGATAGTAATGGTAATAAAGCTTATTCATTAACCAATGAAAATGGATCATATGAGTTTAAGAATTTAAAAAAAGGAAGATATACATTACTTTTTCCATTTTTAAATGGCTATGAGTACACAACACCATCTTTAGTTATATGTAATTTATCACAAAAAGGAGAAATAATCATAGATTCTAGGGTATATAAAAAATAA
- a CDS encoding alanyl-tRNA editing protein, which translates to MEKLYYTNQYIKEFVAEIEEILEVNGKYHIVLDKTAFFPGGGGQFCDLGKIDVHDVLDVYEKDNKVYHVVEKKPIKIHKVKCFIDWERREDGMHQHFAQHILSGCFYTLFKKNTTAFHLGSEISTVDIKGPLTIDEIREVERMANDIISENIEVETLIPSKKDLKKIWIRRDLPDTSEEIRIVKIGDLDSNACCGVHPKSTLDVRMIKIRRWEKNKDSIRIEFLAGKRAINSSLKRDIYLTDICRYLSSTEEEAINGVKKLHDKLEDALYEKRKIEDVIVNFEIKEMINNSDKVNDISIIKKIYIDKDIKYISKIASKITESENVISLVGVKNDDRVNLVFASSKNINNISMNNILRDTMTLLDGRGGGSTFLAQGGGNNNGNLEVAIDYAFDKIKKELI; encoded by the coding sequence ATGGAAAAATTATACTATACAAATCAATATATAAAAGAATTCGTCGCAGAAATAGAGGAAATATTAGAAGTAAATGGAAAATATCATATAGTATTAGATAAAACAGCATTTTTCCCTGGTGGTGGTGGACAGTTTTGCGATTTAGGAAAGATAGATGTTCATGATGTTTTAGATGTATATGAAAAAGACAATAAGGTATACCATGTAGTGGAAAAAAAACCTATAAAAATACATAAAGTAAAATGTTTTATAGATTGGGAAAGAAGAGAAGATGGAATGCATCAACATTTTGCACAGCATATATTATCAGGATGCTTTTATACTTTATTTAAAAAAAATACAACTGCTTTTCATTTAGGTAGTGAGATAAGTACTGTCGATATAAAAGGTCCTCTTACTATTGATGAAATAAGAGAAGTTGAAAGAATGGCAAATGATATAATAAGTGAAAATATAGAGGTAGAAACATTGATTCCATCTAAAAAAGATTTAAAAAAGATATGGATAAGAAGAGATTTACCAGATACTTCAGAAGAAATAAGAATTGTTAAAATAGGTGATTTAGACTCTAATGCTTGTTGTGGTGTTCACCCAAAGTCTACACTAGATGTTAGAATGATAAAGATAAGAAGATGGGAAAAAAATAAGGATTCTATAAGAATCGAATTTTTAGCAGGAAAAAGAGCTATAAACAGCTCTCTAAAAAGAGATATTTATTTAACGGATATTTGTAGATATTTAAGTTCAACTGAAGAAGAAGCTATAAATGGTGTTAAAAAACTTCACGATAAACTTGAAGATGCCCTTTATGAAAAAAGGAAGATTGAAGATGTTATTGTTAATTTTGAAATAAAAGAGATGATAAATAATTCAGATAAGGTAAATGATATATCTATTATAAAAAAGATATACATAGATAAGGATATCAAGTATATATCTAAAATAGCATCTAAAATAACTGAGTCAGAAAATGTTATATCTTTAGTTGGAGTTAAAAATGATGATAGAGTTAATTTAGTTTTTGCTAGTTCTAAAAATATAAATAATATTAGTATGAACAATATCTTAAGAGATACAATGACACTGCTTGATGGAAGAGGAGGAGGAAGTACATTCTTAGCCCAAGGTGGTGGTAATAATAACGGTAACTTAGAAGTAGCTATTGATTATGCTTTTGATAAAATAAAAAAAGAGTTGATTTAG
- the accC gene encoding acetyl-CoA carboxylase biotin carboxylase subunit, translating to MIKKILVANRGDIAVRIIRTCKELNIKTVAIYSKADSECLHRYLADESICIGPNNISKSYNNIDNIIYLALKLECDAIHPGFGFLSENHEFARKCEENNIIFIGPSKKQMVLMSDKSRARETVISLGIKVVPGSDGVLKNKEEAFEVANKIGYPVIIKASNGGGGKGMRIVYTQDELFSNFDIASSESLASFGSSDLYMEKFIENPRHIEVQVFGDRFSNAIHLGGRDCSMQRKNQKVLEESLSNYLSEEEKNNLYKSAVNIVKGTNYIGAGTIEFIVDKHKNFYFIEMNTRIQVEHPVTEMITGIDLIKLQILIADNKPIPFTQKEIVFKGHAIECRINAEIPEEEFKPCPGEITSLNIPGGFGTRFDTFVYCGYTIPPLYDSMIGKLICWSESREECIKKINRALDEIIIEGVRTNIDFQKSLINSEAFLEDRHYTKFIENEFLGNKQIATTI from the coding sequence ATGATTAAAAAGATATTAGTTGCTAATAGAGGAGATATAGCTGTTAGAATAATTAGAACTTGCAAAGAACTAAACATAAAAACAGTTGCGATATACTCTAAAGCAGATAGTGAGTGTTTACATAGATATCTGGCTGATGAATCCATATGTATTGGACCTAATAATATCTCAAAAAGTTATAATAATATAGACAATATAATATATTTAGCTCTTAAACTTGAATGTGATGCTATACATCCTGGATTTGGATTCTTATCAGAAAATCATGAATTTGCTAGAAAATGTGAAGAAAATAATATTATTTTTATCGGACCAAGTAAAAAACAAATGGTTTTAATGAGTGATAAATCTAGAGCTCGTGAAACTGTTATTAGTTTAGGTATAAAGGTAGTTCCTGGTTCTGATGGAGTACTAAAAAACAAAGAAGAAGCTTTTGAAGTAGCAAATAAAATTGGTTATCCAGTAATTATAAAAGCTTCTAATGGTGGCGGTGGGAAAGGCATGAGAATAGTCTATACGCAAGACGAACTGTTTTCAAATTTTGATATAGCTAGTTCTGAATCTTTAGCGTCATTCGGAAGTAGTGATTTATATATGGAAAAATTCATAGAAAATCCTAGACACATTGAAGTTCAAGTATTTGGAGATAGATTTTCAAATGCGATACATTTAGGTGGAAGAGATTGCTCTATGCAAAGAAAAAATCAAAAAGTACTAGAAGAATCACTTTCTAACTACTTAAGTGAAGAAGAGAAGAATAATTTATATAAGAGTGCTGTTAATATCGTAAAAGGAACTAATTATATAGGTGCAGGAACAATAGAATTTATAGTAGATAAACACAAAAACTTTTATTTCATAGAAATGAACACAAGAATACAAGTAGAGCATCCTGTTACGGAAATGATTACAGGAATTGATCTTATAAAACTTCAGATATTAATTGCAGATAATAAGCCTATACCTTTTACTCAGAAAGAGATAGTATTTAAAGGACATGCTATTGAATGTAGAATAAATGCTGAAATACCAGAAGAAGAATTTAAACCATGTCCTGGTGAAATAACATCACTAAATATACCTGGCGGATTTGGAACAAGATTTGATACCTTTGTTTACTGTGGATATACTATACCTCCTCTTTATGATTCTATGATAGGTAAGCTTATTTGTTGGTCAGAGAGTAGAGAAGAGTGTATAAAAAAAATAAATAGAGCGCTAGACGAAATAATTATAGAAGGTGTGAGAACTAATATAGATTTTCAAAAATCGCTTATAAATAGTGAAGCTTTCTTAGAAGATAGGCATTATACTAAATTTATCGAAAATGAATTTCTGGGAAATAAACAGATAGCAACAACTATATAA
- the trmB gene encoding tRNA (guanosine(46)-N7)-methyltransferase TrmB — protein sequence MRRRKVKGADIKLLSHENYVLKDNIEQFKGKWNKRFENNNPIHVEFGTGRGKFLTTLAKENPNINYIAFEIKEEVLLKAVEKAIENNLDNILFAWANVANILDYFEKEELSRIYINFCDPWPKKRWAKRRLTHKNFLNMYNEILNADGEIHFKTDNENLFEFSLNEITDNNWKLKNISLDLANSEFENVTTEYEDKFMSYGMKIFRCEAKKNKR from the coding sequence ATGAGAAGAAGAAAAGTAAAGGGTGCAGATATAAAATTATTAAGCCATGAAAATTATGTACTAAAAGATAACATAGAACAATTTAAAGGAAAATGGAATAAAAGATTCGAAAATAATAATCCTATACATGTAGAATTTGGTACAGGTAGAGGAAAATTCTTAACCACTTTAGCTAAAGAAAACCCTAATATAAACTACATAGCTTTTGAAATAAAAGAAGAAGTTCTATTAAAGGCTGTGGAAAAGGCTATAGAAAATAACTTAGATAATATTTTGTTTGCATGGGCAAATGTAGCTAATATATTAGATTATTTTGAAAAAGAAGAACTATCTAGAATTTATATAAATTTCTGTGACCCTTGGCCAAAGAAAAGATGGGCAAAGAGAAGACTAACACATAAAAACTTTTTAAATATGTATAATGAAATTTTAAATGCTGATGGTGAGATACATTTTAAAACTGATAATGAAAATTTATTTGAATTTAGTTTAAATGAAATCACTGATAACAACTGGAAATTAAAAAATATATCTCTAGACTTAGCAAATAGTGAATTTGAAAATGTAACAACAGAATATGAAGATAAATTTATGTCTTATGGAATGAAAATATTTAGATGTGAAGCTAAAAAAAATAAGAGGTGA
- a CDS encoding YitT family protein translates to MKKENSKLLVEAFGLILGCISMSIGINMFLKPHTIAPGGLSGLSVVLSKVTGMSVSFIMLAIGVPLVIFSFKILGGKNSIKTLIGTVMFSIIVNLMAPISDLIVTNDLLLSAISGAILLGIGIGIMFRADASTGGTDLIALILSKRFKGIKPTQFMVCLDAFVVISSGIASKNIEISLYSAIALYTMVKVADAIMEGFDYSKAFLIISKEAESLKEVITNDLSRGVTILNGRGGYTDDKKEVLLVVVPRNQEVHLKRLVKLKDPNAFIIVSNVHEVLGEGFKVLES, encoded by the coding sequence ATGAAAAAGGAAAATTCTAAGTTACTTGTAGAAGCTTTTGGATTAATATTAGGGTGTATATCTATGAGTATAGGTATTAATATGTTCTTAAAGCCACACACAATAGCACCTGGAGGACTTAGCGGCCTTTCTGTAGTATTAAGTAAGGTTACGGGCATGTCAGTATCTTTTATAATGTTAGCTATAGGTGTTCCTCTAGTTATATTTTCATTTAAAATACTTGGAGGAAAAAATTCTATAAAAACCTTAATAGGTACAGTTATGTTTTCTATTATAGTAAATTTAATGGCTCCAATTTCTGACCTAATTGTGACAAATGATTTATTATTATCAGCTATATCAGGTGCTATACTACTAGGTATAGGTATAGGTATAATGTTTAGAGCAGATGCTTCTACTGGTGGTACTGATTTAATTGCACTTATACTTAGCAAAAGGTTTAAAGGTATTAAGCCTACACAATTTATGGTATGTTTAGATGCTTTTGTAGTTATATCTTCAGGAATTGCTAGTAAAAATATTGAAATTTCTCTTTATTCTGCTATAGCACTCTATACAATGGTCAAGGTAGCAGATGCAATAATGGAAGGATTTGATTACTCTAAAGCTTTCCTTATAATATCTAAAGAAGCGGAGAGCTTAAAAGAAGTTATAACTAATGATTTATCTAGAGGTGTTACTATATTAAATGGTAGAGGTGGATATACTGATGATAAAAAAGAAGTACTTTTAGTAGTGGTTCCTAGAAATCAAGAAGTTCACTTAAAAAGATTGGTTAAATTGAAAGATCCCAATGCATTTATAATAGTTAGTAATGTTCATGAGGTATTAGGAGAAGGATTTAAAGTTTTAGAAAGTTAA
- a CDS encoding acyltransferase family protein: MNKIENNYYIDNIKFVLIFFVVFGHLIERYMEGNYILMGIYIFIYTFHMPLFIFISGLLSKNINKSRKFLLRKLLIPYIVLNIIWYSLAYLYTKETYIPVIYPGWTLWFLLSLFFWRISLKYLIKIKYILPISFILGIFIGLVPNGSMLSFSRTIVYLPFFLLGYYTNINTLNKLYNSINIWISILGISMFIALALFISENNIISYSFLYGSYSYLELGMNIFKGSVYRVILYLCSIILSTFILTVIPNKKTFYTSMGKSTMYVYVYHIYVILIIFYLVPAWNKNILTMWIILASPIFVTYILSKKVFARVYDKFFNSIFKLIK; this comes from the coding sequence ATGAATAAAATTGAAAATAATTACTACATAGATAATATAAAGTTTGTACTCATATTCTTTGTAGTATTTGGTCATCTAATAGAACGATATATGGAAGGAAATTATATTTTAATGGGTATATATATATTTATATATACTTTTCATATGCCTTTATTTATATTTATATCAGGGCTACTTTCGAAAAATATAAACAAAAGCAGAAAGTTTCTTTTAAGAAAGTTACTTATACCGTATATTGTATTAAATATAATTTGGTATTCCTTGGCATATCTATATACAAAGGAAACTTACATACCAGTTATATATCCGGGATGGACCTTATGGTTTTTATTAAGCCTATTTTTTTGGAGGATATCTCTTAAATATTTAATAAAGATTAAATATATACTTCCTATAAGTTTTATACTTGGTATTTTTATTGGGCTTGTTCCTAATGGTTCAATGTTATCTTTTTCAAGAACAATAGTATATTTGCCCTTTTTCTTATTAGGATATTATACTAATATAAATACATTAAATAAGTTATATAATAGTATAAATATATGGATTAGCATTTTGGGAATAAGTATGTTTATAGCATTAGCTTTATTTATATCCGAAAATAATATTATAAGCTATAGCTTTTTATATGGTTCATACTCTTATTTAGAACTTGGAATGAATATATTTAAGGGTAGTGTATATAGGGTTATTTTATATTTATGTAGTATAATACTTTCTACATTTATATTAACTGTGATACCTAATAAAAAGACCTTTTACACTTCAATGGGAAAGTCGACTATGTATGTGTATGTTTACCATATATACGTAATATTAATAATATTTTATTTAGTACCTGCTTGGAATAAAAATATTTTGACTATGTGGATTATACTTGCAAGCCCTATATTTGTAACATATATATTATCTAAAAAAGTTTTTGCAAGAGTATACGATAAATTCTTTAATAGCATATTTAAGTTAATAAAGTAA
- a CDS encoding alpha/beta fold hydrolase: MFIKNRENINLYIEEYGEGKNCIYIHGGPGSWSEDFKIYCKDEFSKFCNMIYLDQRGCGRSDGNLDDDYSINSLVDDIEDIRKNLKLNKLILIAHSFGGIIAVNYAYKYKEHVEALILTNCTLNLNDSLQSQVEYGCKLLNIDIDIYKYDELITKWTLVANKLIRDDLYYKLQYMNYSNYKNIEIIDKNMVNENLAKKAFFNEDYFYDYTNLTRSLNVKTLIICGDEDYSIGIDHYKDFNFKNKTVKILKSKHNPYVENTKEYISVVREFLESI; encoded by the coding sequence ATGTTTATAAAAAATAGAGAAAATATAAATTTATATATTGAAGAATATGGGGAAGGTAAGAATTGTATATATATACATGGTGGTCCTGGGTCTTGGAGTGAAGATTTTAAAATTTATTGTAAGGACGAGTTTAGTAAATTTTGTAATATGATATATTTAGACCAAAGAGGGTGCGGACGTTCTGATGGAAACTTGGATGATGACTATTCTATAAACAGTTTAGTTGATGATATTGAGGATATACGTAAAAATCTTAAATTAAATAAACTTATTTTAATAGCACATTCTTTCGGTGGGATAATAGCAGTAAATTATGCATATAAATATAAAGAGCATGTTGAAGCTTTAATATTAACTAATTGCACTTTGAATTTAAATGATTCTTTACAAAGTCAAGTAGAGTATGGATGTAAGCTATTAAATATAGATATTGATATATATAAATATGACGAACTTATAACTAAGTGGACTTTGGTTGCTAATAAACTGATCAGAGATGATTTGTATTATAAATTACAGTATATGAATTATTCTAATTATAAAAATATTGAAATAATAGATAAAAATATGGTTAATGAAAATTTAGCTAAAAAAGCATTTTTTAATGAAGACTATTTTTACGACTATACAAACCTAACTAGAAGCTTAAATGTAAAAACACTTATAATCTGTGGTGATGAAGATTATTCTATTGGAATTGATCATTATAAAGATTTTAATTTTAAAAACAAGACCGTAAAAATATTAAAAAGTAAACACAATCCATATGTAGAAAATACAAAAGAATATATTTCTGTTGTTAGGGAGTTTTTAGAAAGTATTTAA
- a CDS encoding magnesium transporter CorA family protein: protein MYILNLDTRDKYDNFTEGFYNKNNSYIILSDPKQLNLLKNILEIDEITFNDCLKFDENIKLDLFDNYDFLSINTFEIMNNDIYVEEINIYLSENFVLVICNEENFIFEFVKNIITNNIKLNNTSNIVILFNINYLILKNIIMHQFEILEKIEDIILKLEDDILENAIDEHVIKINHIRGITRSIVKNTRPLLYIGDRILKENIRYLKYSDIRKQNLENFQSIDFGIEKLYSFSLSTRELADKLLDIYSSQVAEKTNSLITKLTLLTAISSPLTIITGIYGMNFRFMPELDFVYAYPIVITVMIIIVIIGILIFKLKNLL from the coding sequence ATGTATATACTTAATCTAGATACTAGAGATAAATATGATAATTTTACTGAAGGATTTTACAATAAAAATAATTCTTATATTATACTAAGTGATCCTAAGCAATTAAATCTACTTAAAAATATATTAGAGATAGATGAAATTACTTTTAATGATTGCCTTAAATTTGATGAAAATATAAAATTAGATTTATTTGATAATTATGATTTTCTTAGCATAAATACCTTTGAAATAATGAATAATGATATATACGTAGAAGAAATAAATATATACTTATCAGAAAATTTTGTATTAGTTATATGCAATGAAGAAAATTTTATATTCGAATTTGTAAAAAATATAATAACTAATAATATTAAATTAAATAATACTTCTAATATAGTTATTTTATTTAATATTAATTATTTAATACTTAAAAATATAATAATGCATCAATTTGAAATACTAGAAAAGATAGAAGATATCATATTAAAATTAGAAGATGATATACTTGAAAATGCAATAGATGAACATGTAATAAAAATAAATCATATAAGAGGCATAACTAGATCTATCGTAAAAAATACAAGACCCCTTTTATATATAGGTGATAGAATATTAAAGGAAAATATAAGGTACTTGAAATACTCTGATATAAGGAAGCAAAATCTCGAAAACTTTCAAAGTATAGACTTTGGTATAGAGAAACTTTATTCATTTTCTTTATCCACTAGAGAACTAGCAGATAAGCTTCTTGATATTTATTCTTCTCAAGTAGCAGAAAAAACTAATAGCTTGATAACAAAACTTACTTTACTTACAGCAATATCATCGCCATTGACTATTATAACAGGTATATATGGGATGAACTTTAGATTTATGCCAGAACTTGACTTTGTATATGCTTATCCAATAGTTATAACTGTTATGATTATAATAGTTATAATAGGCATTCTAATATTCAAACTAAAAAATCTACTTTGA
- the accB gene encoding acetyl-CoA carboxylase biotin carboxyl carrier protein: MEINEIKELLKTIDNTSLEYVKLENSELKLEVSKKNSSLKNNIKNKKDTLKNSEEIELESINHENISEYENSQNKDNLYIVKAPLVGTFYPSPSPNEKSFVNIGDIVKEGDKLCILEAMKLMNEINSEIEGEIVEILVESEELVEYNQPLFKIRPL; this comes from the coding sequence ATGGAAATAAATGAAATAAAAGAACTTTTAAAGACCATAGATAATACAAGTTTAGAATATGTAAAATTAGAAAACTCTGAACTAAAACTAGAAGTATCGAAAAAAAATAGTTCTTTAAAAAATAATATTAAAAATAAAAAAGACACTTTAAAAAATAGCGAAGAAATAGAATTAGAAAGTATAAATCACGAAAATATTAGCGAATATGAAAACTCTCAAAATAAAGATAATTTATATATAGTAAAAGCTCCTTTAGTGGGAACATTTTATCCATCGCCAAGTCCTAATGAAAAAAGTTTTGTAAATATTGGCGATATAGTTAAAGAAGGAGATAAGCTATGTATATTAGAAGCAATGAAGCTTATGAATGAAATAAATAGTGAAATAGAAGGTGAAATAGTAGAAATATTGGTTGAAAGTGAAGAATTAGTAGAGTACAATCAACCTTTATTTAAAATTAGGCCATTATAA
- a CDS encoding NUDIX hydrolase, with translation MKWIKPIKEYKPFNEQESKDKEIILKAINDFDDVLTRNNEIAHLTSSTFVVNKSRDKVLMVHHNIYNTWSWMGGHNDGDDDFLRVAIKELEEETGVKNPRIIGNDIFSIDILEVKSHIKRGKYVAPHLHLSIAYLVEADENEELIVKEDENSGVMWIPINKLDKYVKNEPHMLRLYNKFIDKMNTK, from the coding sequence ATGAAATGGATTAAACCTATAAAAGAATATAAGCCATTTAATGAACAAGAAAGTAAAGATAAGGAAATAATACTAAAAGCTATAAATGATTTTGACGATGTGTTAACTAGAAATAATGAAATAGCTCATCTAACATCTTCTACATTTGTAGTAAATAAATCACGTGATAAAGTTTTAATGGTACATCACAATATCTATAATACTTGGTCATGGATGGGAGGACATAATGATGGAGATGATGACTTTTTAAGGGTGGCTATAAAAGAACTAGAAGAAGAAACAGGTGTTAAAAATCCAAGGATAATAGGAAATGATATATTTTCTATAGACATATTAGAAGTTAAAAGCCACATCAAAAGAGGAAAATATGTAGCCCCTCATCTTCATTTATCTATAGCATATTTAGTGGAAGCTGATGAAAATGAAGAATTAATAGTTAAAGAAGATGAAAATAGTGGGGTTATGTGGATACCTATAAATAAATTAGATAAATACGTAAAAAATGAGCCTCATATGTTAAGACTATACAATAAATTTATAGATAAAATGAATACCAAATGA
- a CDS encoding GNAT family N-acetyltransferase: MYNSKMNVLETKRCILRPITLKDAPDLHECYKQEIVVKYLPFKAHQNIYETREFIKNFFLKKYNENKLAHYAIVLKSNKKVIGNIGFNNISKDNKKGEIGICINPSYWGYDLSTELAREIVKYGFKKLKLEEIIAITYEDNNYSIKSLENLNFEYIKTYFKTFHSSNKKVKCNLYKISRKNYLMSKYK, encoded by the coding sequence ATGTACAACTCTAAAATGAATGTTTTAGAAACAAAACGATGTATACTTAGACCTATAACTTTAAAAGATGCTCCAGATTTACATGAGTGTTATAAGCAAGAAATAGTCGTAAAATATCTCCCATTTAAAGCACATCAGAATATTTATGAAACTAGAGAATTTATAAAAAATTTCTTTTTAAAAAAGTATAATGAGAACAAACTAGCCCATTACGCAATAGTATTAAAATCAAACAAAAAAGTTATAGGTAATATAGGTTTTAACAATATCTCTAAAGATAATAAAAAGGGAGAAATCGGAATATGCATAAACCCATCTTATTGGGGGTATGATTTATCAACCGAATTAGCTAGAGAGATTGTAAAATATGGATTTAAAAAATTAAAACTTGAGGAAATTATAGCTATAACTTATGAAGACAATAATTATTCAATAAAATCATTAGAAAACTTAAATTTTGAATATATAAAAACCTATTTCAAAACATTTCATTCATCTAATAAAAAAGTAAAATGTAATTTATATAAAATATCACGAAAAAATTACTTAATGAGTAAATATAAATAA